Proteins co-encoded in one Opisthocomus hoazin isolate bOpiHoa1 chromosome 9, bOpiHoa1.hap1, whole genome shotgun sequence genomic window:
- the LANCL1 gene encoding glutathione S-transferase LANCL1 isoform X2: protein MERGLKSTDPQDCTTYTGWAGIALLYLHLYDVYGDPAYLQVAHEYMKKSLSCLTRRSITFLCGDAGPLAVAAVIYHKLQNPKQSEDCITRLLHLHKVDPRVPDELLYGRMGYLYALIFVNKHFGEEKIPQSHIQQVCEAVVASGESLAKRRNFTAKSPLIYEWYQEYYVGAAHGLAGIYYYLMQPGLGVSQVKLHNTVKPSVDYVCQLKFPSGNYPPCTDDTRDLLVHWCHGAPGVIYMLVQAYKVFGEQQYLNDALQCAEVIWQHGLLKKGYGLCHGTAGNAYSFLTLYNITQNMKYLYRACKFAEWCLSYGQHGCRTPDTPFSLFEGMAGTIYFLADLLVPTKAKFPAFEL from the exons GCATTGCTTTGCTGTATTTGCACCTGTATGATGTGTATGGAGACCCAGCCTACCTTCAGGTTGCCCACGAGTACATGAAGAAGAGCCTGAGCTGTCTGACAAGACGATCCATCACTTTCCTGTGTGGAGATGCTGGGCCCCTGGCAGTGGCTGCTGTCATCTACCACAAACTGCAGAACCCGAAGCAGTCAGAGGACTGTATCACTCG TTTGCTCCATCTACACAAGGTTGACCCACGAGTGCCAGATGAACTGCTGTATGGGCGTATGGGCTATCTCTATGCACTGATATTTGTGAACAAGCACTTCGGAGAGGAAAAGATCCCTCAAAGTCACATTCAGCAG GTCTGTGAAGCAGTCGTAGCCTCAGGAGAGAGCTTGGCCAAAAGGAGGAACTTTACAGCCAAGAGCCCCCTGATATATGAGTGGTACCAGGAGTACTATGTAGGAGCAGCCCATGGTTTGGCTGGGATTTACTACTATCTCATGCAG CCTGGCCTTGGAGTGAGCCAAGTCAAACTGCACAACACAGTCAAACCCAGCGTGGACTACGTCTGCCAGCTCAAGTTCCCATCTGGCAATTACCCTCCATGCACTGATGACACCAGAGACCTACTCGTCCACTGGTGCCATGGGGCACCGGGTGTTATCTACATGCTTGTCCAGGCCTACAAG GTCTTTGGGGAACAGCAGTACCTAAATGATGCCTTGCAGTGTGCTGAAGTGATCTGGCAGCACGGGTTACTGAAGAAGGGCTATGGGCTGTGCCACGGGACAGCTGGCAATGCCTACAGTTTCCTAACATTGTACAACATCACTCAAAACATGAAATACCTGTACAGGGCCTGCAAG TTTGCAGAGTGGTGTTTAAGCTATGGTCAACATGGGTGCCGGACTCCAGACACgcctttctctctctttgaag GAATGGCTGGAACAATTTACTTTCTTGCTGACCTGTTGGTGCCAACCAAGGCCAAGTTCCCTGCATTTGAACTCTAA